In the genome of Hymenobacter taeanensis, one region contains:
- a CDS encoding spermidine synthase: MNQLLASLRRIVSYAMPLTRRVKTAYSGTVEITMDHGHKTLDTAHANYSYGSLQRVLRYGLQFTQPETAKQVLVLGLGGGSVVEVLRKTPAFKGDITAVELDPVIVQIADEEFNVRSDETLHIVCADAFAWVPTAPEQSFDLIIIDLFLDLTLPTGLSSGSFWEHIARVVQPNGRVLFNSLTANSVLIDQQPADSYWAQHGFEVKEVEVELLNLLYILRRVA; this comes from the coding sequence ATGAACCAGTTGCTTGCCTCATTGCGCCGAATAGTTAGCTACGCCATGCCGCTTACGCGCCGGGTAAAGACGGCGTACAGCGGAACAGTAGAAATTACGATGGACCACGGCCACAAAACCCTGGACACCGCCCACGCTAACTATTCTTATGGCTCTTTGCAGCGGGTATTGCGCTACGGCCTGCAGTTCACCCAACCCGAAACGGCCAAGCAAGTACTGGTGCTGGGCCTGGGAGGAGGCAGCGTGGTGGAGGTGCTTCGGAAAACGCCGGCTTTTAAGGGGGATATTACGGCCGTAGAACTTGACCCCGTGATTGTGCAGATTGCCGACGAGGAGTTCAATGTGCGTTCCGACGAAACACTGCACATTGTATGTGCCGATGCCTTTGCGTGGGTGCCGACTGCGCCCGAGCAGAGTTTTGACCTGATTATTATTGACTTGTTCCTGGACCTGACCCTGCCAACGGGCCTCAGCTCTGGCAGCTTCTGGGAGCATATAGCGCGCGTGGTGCAGCCTAACGGGCGTGTGCTGTTTAATAGCCTTACTGCTAACTCCGTCCTGATTGACCAGCAGCCCGCCGACAGCTACTGGGCTCAGCATGGTTTTGAAGTAAAAGAAGTGGAAGTAGAGCTACTGAACCTGCTCTACATTCTGCGCAGGGTGGCCTAG
- a CDS encoding PQQ-dependent sugar dehydrogenase, whose protein sequence is MHSSKFYPALLSLGLLAACGGPSKQEKAEAAAETPADTMATTATNVKLPEPYATESATKRSKVIGWPSGKTPTVPAGFTIQEYAGNFQSPRWAYVTPNGDVLVAEANTVPTTPKKKVTAALDLDPSKSLRATSANRITLLRDTNKDGKPDVRETFLADLNQPFGMLVLGQYFYVANTDGVWRYPYQAGQTKITGPGEKILSLPEGGYNNHWTRNLLASPDGKKIYVSVGSGSNVMEHGPENEERRANILEINPDGSGERIYASGLRNPVGMDWVKGTGQLWTAVNERDELGDELVPDYLTSVQQGAFYGWPYSYYGQHEDPRRKGERPDLVKRAVVPDVPLGAHTASLGLAIYDGQAFPAKYQGGAFVGQHGSWNRSEFSGYKVVFVPFNNGKPSGSMQDFVTGFIANEENKEVYGRPVGVTEMPDGSLLVLDDAGEKVWRVAAI, encoded by the coding sequence ATGCATTCCTCTAAATTTTATCCGGCCTTGCTGAGCTTAGGCCTATTGGCAGCTTGCGGCGGCCCGTCTAAACAAGAAAAGGCCGAAGCTGCCGCCGAAACTCCCGCTGATACCATGGCTACTACTGCCACCAATGTCAAGCTGCCTGAACCCTACGCTACCGAATCGGCGACTAAACGGAGCAAGGTTATTGGCTGGCCCTCAGGGAAAACTCCCACCGTGCCTGCTGGCTTTACCATTCAGGAGTATGCCGGCAACTTCCAGAGCCCGCGCTGGGCGTACGTTACGCCCAACGGCGATGTGCTAGTTGCGGAGGCCAACACCGTCCCGACTACCCCCAAGAAGAAAGTGACGGCTGCCCTAGACCTGGACCCTTCCAAATCACTGCGGGCAACCAGTGCCAACCGCATCACGCTGCTCCGCGATACCAACAAAGATGGCAAACCCGATGTGCGGGAAACCTTTCTGGCTGACCTGAACCAGCCGTTTGGTATGCTGGTGCTGGGCCAGTATTTCTACGTGGCCAACACCGATGGCGTGTGGCGCTACCCTTACCAGGCCGGTCAGACCAAAATCACGGGCCCGGGCGAAAAGATTCTCAGCTTACCAGAGGGCGGGTACAACAACCACTGGACCCGCAACCTGCTGGCTAGCCCCGATGGCAAGAAGATTTACGTATCGGTGGGGTCTGGCTCTAACGTGATGGAGCACGGCCCCGAAAATGAGGAGCGTAGGGCCAATATTCTGGAAATTAACCCTGATGGTTCGGGGGAGAGAATTTATGCCAGTGGTCTACGCAACCCCGTAGGAATGGATTGGGTGAAAGGCACCGGCCAACTCTGGACGGCCGTGAACGAGCGTGATGAGCTCGGCGACGAGCTGGTACCCGATTACCTGACCAGCGTACAGCAAGGCGCTTTTTACGGCTGGCCCTACTCGTACTACGGACAGCACGAAGACCCACGCCGCAAGGGAGAGCGGCCTGATTTGGTGAAGAGGGCCGTGGTGCCCGATGTGCCCCTGGGAGCACATACAGCTTCACTGGGGCTGGCTATTTATGATGGGCAGGCTTTCCCGGCCAAGTACCAGGGCGGGGCGTTTGTTGGGCAGCACGGGTCCTGGAACCGTTCAGAGTTCTCGGGCTACAAAGTGGTATTTGTACCGTTTAACAACGGCAAGCCTAGCGGCAGTATGCAGGACTTTGTTACGGGTTTCATTGCCAACGAAGAGAACAAGGAAGTGTACGGTCGCCCGGTGGGCGTAACCGAAATGCCCGACGGCTCTTTGCTAGTGCTAGATGATGCCGGCGAGAAAGTATGGCGCGTAGCAGCCATATAA